The following proteins are co-located in the Hevea brasiliensis isolate MT/VB/25A 57/8 chromosome 11, ASM3005281v1, whole genome shotgun sequence genome:
- the LOC110648431 gene encoding uncharacterized protein LOC110648431, whose amino-acid sequence MTNLATSGHVSDYEDSEDGFDTPYSSDGNDLGETVKRKGKIFVKLQHERTFQGKSYNGDRSGFRSLCNAKWVAKEFMERFRRNLDYGIDNMMIDLQEKYGLSISKWVCYKARTRALKLIRRTIKAHYAEVGGALLSAVGRDGNKQMFPISWCVVEGEKGHSWRLSLETLFEDLNVILRLSLTLVSDQQKVVNATYVAAFNMHMDKLKEISEKAHEDLMKQDPKHKLEDYINEYYSKAKYLDVYQYAIEPLNGSNMWPVIDGPQIIALEYRKKLGRPRKNGKKDKFEGEGEGTTYGKVSRAGMATTCQHCLQTGHNTRGCPNKDKPAIGHRR is encoded by the exons atgacaaatttAGCTACTAGTGGACATGTTAGTGATTATGAAGACAGTGAAGATGGGTTTGATACCCCATATAGTAGTGATGGGAATGATTTGGGAGAAACTGTTAAGAGGAAAGGGAAAATATTTG TTAAGTTACAACACGAAAGGACATTCCAAGGAAAGAGTTATAATGGGGACCGCAGTGGTTTTAGGAGCTTATGTAATGCAAAATGGGTTGCAAAGGAGTTTATGGAGAGATTTAGGAGAAATCTAGATTATGGAATTGATAATATGATGATTGATCTACAAGAAAAGTATGGGCTGAGTATATCAAAGTGGGTTTGTTATAAGGCAAGAACCAGAGCCTTAAAGCTCATAAGGAGGACCATAAAGGCTCATTATGCTGAG GTTGGTGGAGCACTTTTGAGTGCAGTAGGCAGagatggaaacaagcaaatgttTCCAATCTCTTGGTGTGTTGTGGAAGGTGAGAAGGGGCACAGTTGGAGATTGTCTCTAGAAACGTTATTTGAAGATTTGAATGTTATATTAAGACTTAGTTTGACTTTGGTTAGTGACCAACAAAAG gttgtgaatgcaacatatgTGGCTGCATTCAATATGCACATGGACAAATTGAAGGAAATATCTGAGAAAGCACATGAAGATTTAATGAAGCAGGATCCCAAG CATAAGTTAGAGGATTATATAAATGAATATTACTCTAAAGCCAAGTACCTTGATGTCTATCAATATGCCATTGAACCTTTGAATGGAAGTAATATGTGGCCTGTAATTGATGGTCCACAAATTATTGCACTTGAGTATAGAAAAAAGCTTGGCAGACCCCGAAAAAATGGGAAAAAGGACAAGTTTGAAGGTGAAGGTGAAGGCACTACTTATGGTAAAGTTAGTAGGGCAGGAATGGCAACGACCTGCCAACATTGCCTGCAAACTGGACATAACACAAGAGGATGTCCAAATAAAGACAAACCAGCAATTGGCCACCGAAGGTAA